The Fundulus heteroclitus isolate FHET01 chromosome 13, MU-UCD_Fhet_4.1, whole genome shotgun sequence genome contains a region encoding:
- the LOC110367144 gene encoding plasma kallikrein, whose protein sequence is MRWRSHGGGEARREERRRRGGDVGQRKREVLCLVSLQRNWDFPGSDIQIIYSPDAEHCQHLCTHHPSCQFFAFIGPDCTVDRRHFHCFLKSTLRRTPVRQNQKQGTTAGYSLKLCYPDPKPCLSRIYDDVDFPGSDYRTFFTADYKECQRACTDDPSCQFFSFLNQCHLKFSWTVPRTPNIRALGDRISGFSQRMQATMSLLSECKGTLYPNTDFPGRDFEILPTVSAEHCQALCSAHPRCTHFSHIRSTFRCYLKNNPGQMIPKPVGGITSGLPARSCQLDDSWIKVVHVGIDFPSSDIRRFSLNNVGSCQKSCTEDPNCQFYSYIPTRRLCFLKRIITLPTPPKVTEQTNAVSGFSLRNCR, encoded by the exons ATGCGCTGGCGTTCTCACGGGGGAGGGGAGGCTCGGAGggaggagagaagaagaaggggAGGGGATGTCGGGCAGAGGAAGAGGGAAGTTCTGTGCCT AGTGTCTCTTCAGAGGAACTGGGATTTTCCAGGATCAGACATTCAAATCATCTACTCTCCAGATGCTGAACACTGTCAGCACCTGTGCACCCATCATCCATCTTGTCAATTCTTTGCTTTTATAGGTCCTGATTGCACGGTTGACAGAAG ACATTTCCACTGCTTCCTTAAGTCTACCCTCCGCAGAACACCAGTTCGTCAGAATCAAAAGCAGGGTACCACTGCTGGTTATTCTCTTAAACTCTGCTATCCAGACCCAA AACCATGTCTGTCACGGATTTATGACGACGTGGACTTCCCAGGATCAGACTACAGAACTTTTTTCACAGCAGATTATAAGGAATGTCAGAGAGCCTGCACTGATGACCCAAGCTGTCAGTTCTTCAGTTTCCT AAATCAATGCCACCTGAAATTCAGCTGGACAGTACCGAGGACACCAAATATAAGAGCACTCGGTGACAGAATATCCGGCTTTTCCCAAAGGATGCAAGCGACTATGTCCTTGCTCTCAG AGTGTAAGGGCACGCTTTATCCAAACACTGACTTTCCTGGACGTGACTTTGAGATTCTGCCCACTGTGTCTGCTGAACATTGTCAAGCCTTGTGCTCGGCTCACCCACGATGCACACACTTCTCTCATATAAG ATCTACATTTAGATGTTACCTCAAGAACAATCCAGGACAAATGATCCCTAAACCTGTAGGAGGCATCACATCTGGTTTACCAGCACGGTCCTGTCAGCTGGATGACA GTTGGATTAAGGTTGTTCATGTGGGAATAGATTTCCCCTCTTCAGATATTCGCCGTTTTTCCTTGAACAATGTCGGGTCTTGTCAGAAGAGCTGCACAGAAGATCCTAACTGCCAGTTCTACAGCTACATCCCAACAag acgCCTCTGTTTCCTGAAGCGTATCATCACTTTGCCTACTCCACCCAAAGTAACCGAGCAGACCAACGCCGTGTCAGGGTTCTCCCTCAGGAACTGCCGTTGA
- the heyl gene encoding hairy/enhancer-of-split related with YRPW motif-like protein: MKRPHDYSSPDSDTDEFIDVGQEDSYCPVTGSMSPGSASQILARKKRRGIIEKRRRDRINHSLSELRRLVPSAFEKQGSSKLEKAEILQMTVDHLKLLHAMGGKGYFDARALAVDYRTLGFRECVGEVVRYLSSLEGESPDPIGARLVSHLSHCASELDPLLLQSPPASALHFPPWPWNSFPSIAPASPAPSSPSFPSGRRDLALLGSYPSSASLRLTPLAGCQQGAPPLLGPTSLASIHRVASLPTSSTLGPSRPNQPSPHSTTCASPLPLPTASSSSPSSSSSTPSSSAPLQVSFRPFAPLGSPIAQRRSLTGASKAAQGWGTEIGAF; the protein is encoded by the exons ATGAAGAGACCTCACGACTACAGCTCCCCGGACTCGGACACAGACGAGTTCATCGACGTGGGGCAAGAAGACAGCTACTG CCCCGTCACCGGGTCCATGTCTCCAGGCAGTGCCTCGCAGATCCTGGCTCGGAAGAAGAGAAGAGGG ATCATAGAGAAAAGGCGCCGAGACCGGATCAACCACAGCCTGTCGGAGCTGCGGAGACTGGTGCCAAGTGCTTTTGAGAAACAG GGCTCCTCTAAATTGGAAAAAGCTGAAATTCTGCAAATGACAGTGGACCACCTCAAACTGTTACACGCTATGGGGGGGAAAG GGTACTTTGATGCAAGAGCTCTGGCTGTTGACTACAGGACCCTGGGCTTCAGGGAGTGCGTTGGAGAGGTTGTACGGTACCTAAGCTCACTGGAGGGGGAGTCTCCGGACCCTATAGGAGCCCGCCTTGTTTCCCACCTCTCGCACTGTGCCAGTGAGCTGGACCCTCTCCTGCTCCAGTCACCCCCTGCGTCTGCCCTACACTTCCCTCCTTGGCCGTGGAACTCCTTCCCGTCGATTGCCCCTGCCTCGCCTGCACCCTCGTCGCCGTCTTTCCCGAGCGGGCGAAGGGATCTCGCGTTGCTGGGGAGCTACCCGTCATCCGCCTCGCTGCGTCTCACGCCCCTGGCTGGCTGCCAGCAGGGCGCCCCGCCGCTCCTCGGGCCGACATCTTTGGCCTCCATCCACAGAGTGGCCTCCCTCCCAACATCTTCCACTCTGGGCCCCTCCAGGCCAAACCAGCCGTCCCCTCACAGCACCACCTGTGCATCACCTTTACCTCTCCCCACCGCTTCCTCTTCttcaccctcctcctcctcttccactCCATCATCCTCTGCACCTCTGCAAGTGTCCTTCCGGCCTTTTGCACCTCTGGGCTCTCCTATAGCCCAGCGCAGGAGCCTCACTGGTGCAAGCAAGGCGGCGCAGGGGTGGGGGACTGAGATCGGAGCGTTTTGA